Below is a window of Dehalococcoidia bacterium DNA.
CGTATAGCAGCTTCACCGCAGGCGCCATCTTCTTGGTCACAGTCCCCGCGACGATCATCACGTCGCACTGCCGCGGCGAGGGCCAGGGCACGATGCCGAAGCGGTCGAGGTCGTGGTGCGACATATAGGTCGCAATCATCTCGATGGCGCAGCAGGCCAGCCCGAACGTCATGGGCCAGAGCGAAGACTTACGCGCCGCGGCGATGATGTAGTCGGCCGGCACCTGCAGGATT
It encodes the following:
- a CDS encoding NADH-quinone oxidoreductase subunit B family protein yields the protein MLQVPADYIIAAARKSSLWPMTFGLACCAIEMIATYMSHHDLDRFGIVPWPSPRQCDVMIVAGTVTKKMAPAVKLLYEQMPNPKWEISMGACATNGGPYTRYDRVLQGVDKIIPVDIYVPGCPPRPEALMDGFIALQNKIMEERGRVGAGA